From Salvia splendens isolate huo1 chromosome 3, SspV2, whole genome shotgun sequence, a single genomic window includes:
- the LOC121793912 gene encoding high affinity nitrate transporter 2.5-like, with the protein MEVSNGAEETYQKKFALPVDSEHKSTEFRLFSVAAPHMRAFHLSWISFFACFVSSFAAPPLLPVIRDNLGLTATDIGNAGIAAVSGAVFARIAMGTACDLFGPRLASAALTLLTAPAVYCTAIANSPTSFLLVRFFTGFSLATFVSTQFWMSSLFSSKVVGTANGVAGGWGNLGGGATQLIMPLVFNLIERIGATQFTAWRIAFFVPGLFQTLSAYGIFFLGQDLPDGNYSQLHKSGDKHKDSFKKVLYHAVTNYRGWILALTYGYCFGVELTIDNIIAQYFYDRFNVRLHTAGIIAASFGIANLFSRPGGGILSDIVANRYGMRGRLWTLWIVQTLGGVFCILLGKVGSLGVSVAVMLIFSVFVQAACGLTFGVAPFVSRRSLGFISGMTGGGGNVGAVLTQVIFFRGSHYTTETGITLMGVMIVCCTLVIMLIHFPQWGGMFCGPSSKGATEEDYYLSEWTAAEQDQGFHTASLKFSENSRNERGKRVQPAPTPTLATPNAYV; encoded by the exons ATGGAGGTGTCCAATGGAGCAGAAGAGACTTATCAAAAGAAGTTTGCACTTCCTGTGGACTCTGAGCACAAATCCACCGAGTTCAGGCTGTTCTCAGTGGCAGCGCCTCACATGCGGGCGTTTCATCTCTCGTGGATATCTTTCTTTGCCTGTTTTGTCTCTAGTTTTGCTGCTCCGCCTCTGCTTCCAGTCATCCGCGACAATCTTGGCCTAACTGCAACCGACATTGGGAATGCAGGCATAGCTGCTGTTTCCGGTGCAGTGTTTGCCAGGATTGCCATGGGGACAGCCTGTGATCTGTTCGGGCCTCGCCTTGCCTCTGCGGCTCTTACCCTTCTTACTGCACCAGCAGTTTACTGCACTGCCATTGCTAATTCTCCAACCTCCTTCCTCCTTGTCCGCTTCTTCACTGGCTTCTCCCTAGCCACCTTCGTGTCAACACAGTTCTGGATGAGCTCGTTGTTCTCATCTAAAGTTGTTGGGACAGCCAATGGCGTGGCCGGAGGGTGGGGGAACCTAGGTGGTGGAGCAACTCAGCTGATCATGCCTCTGGTGTTCAACTTGATTGAGCGTATAGGCGCGACACAATTCACAGCGTGGAGGATTGCCTTCTTTGTCCCTGGTCTGTTTCAGACTCTGTCTGCATATGGAATTTTCTTTCTAGGCCAAGATTTGCCAGATGGGAACTACTCTCAGCTCCACAAATCAGGAGATAAGCACAAGGATAGTTTCAAGAAGGTTTTGTATCACGCGGTCACAAATTACAGGGGATGGATCCTGGCACTGACCTATGGCTACTGCTTTGGTGTTGAGTTGACAATAGACAACATAATCGCGCAGTACTTCTACGACAGATTCAACGTGAGGCTCCACACTGCGGGGATCATAGCAGCCAGTTTCGGAATAGCAAATCTCTTCTCCAGGCCAGGAGGAGGAATCCTATCAGATATTGTGGCAAACAGGTATGGAATGAGGGGCCGGCTCTGGACTCTTTGGATTGTGCAGACATTAGGAGGCGTCTTCTGCATCCTTTTGGGGAAAGTAGGATCTCTTGGGGTATCAGTAGCAGTCATGCTCATATTCTCCGTATTCGTTCAGGCAGCGTGTGGCCTCACCTTCGGGGTTGCACCTTTTGTATCAAGAAG GTCACTCGGGTTTATATCAGGGATGACGGGTGGTGGTGGAAACGTGGGGGCGGTTCTAACTCAGGTGATATTTTTTAGAGGATCACACTATACTACAGAAACAGGTATAACCTTGATGGGGGTGATGATAGTGTGCTGCACCCTAGTGATCATGTTGATACACTTCCCACAATGGGGAGGGATGTTCTGTGGGCCGTCTTCAAAAGGTGCCACGGAGGAAGATTACTACCTGTCTGAATGGACTGCGGCTGAGCAGGACCAAGGTTTCCACACCGCCAGCTTGAAATTCTCGGAGAACAGCAGAAATGAAAGGGGCAAACGAGTACAACCAGCACCTACACCAACTCTTGCCACTCCAAATGCATATGTCTAA